The following proteins are co-located in the Penaeus vannamei isolate JL-2024 chromosome 34, ASM4276789v1, whole genome shotgun sequence genome:
- the LOC113817277 gene encoding fucose-1-phosphate guanylyltransferase, with translation MADEIGNYMKEIFKEYNNLRRNSQSETNLVIKERPQYWDVVILTTFDSAQRESFEQQIALKRQSGHFPDVPIHVIADPVGQKLGVGGSTLHVLTEMTKIYGSDLHQKKLLIIHSGGSSQRLPSYSVIGKIFAPLPCQELIVGMSIPQMLDLKLAMYLPFCQLLQPGVFVTCADDIETYCLNPEELNAKMLQAADVAALAHPSDIQTGKDHGVYVFEDQDSENMDRDCNCVMQCAEVLQKPTESIMRTRGAVLTKEDNGCTREQVWSDSVFWLSAKLYDKLLKWYSNNTPLTSELDAYAHFLPCLGSRMKNAKPSDFVDFRTEMLPLLQDSNFQLVLLNKSKFYHLGTMQEYLMHFNILDVFCRELGIVKNTSNIPKPFIERNKSSSNDVSIHEKMAIETYFSDATLGITVLQDKAQVVIENCFIDLPLEIEGHTIISNCTLKKCPSVRFLYDRVSLFQGFLYHTVPITYENQNLYVTIAFDINCNMKKTSKNLSEIELYGTTLSDVVCYLGYKSEDVMPKNAAVISLWTAKIFVGKPTAAESFWWTHYNVNLVLNKLQGTPKQTEFDGDDNMVLLSMYEITLNKNLEILLKDREQLSCLLKE, from the exons ATGGCCGATGAAATTGGGAATTATATgaaagaaatatttaaggaaTATAATAATTTAAGAAGAAATTCCCAGTCAG AAACAAATCTAGTCATCAAGGAGAGACCCCAATACTGGGATGTTGTTATTCTGACAACCTTCGACTCCGCCCAAAGGGAGAGTTTCGAGCAGCAGATTGCACTGAAACGGCAGAGTGGACATTTTCCTGAT GTTCCAATCCATGTTATAGCTGATCCAGTAGGTCAGAAGCTTGGGGTTGGGGGGTCAACTCTGCACGTCTTGACTGAGATGACCAAAATCTACGGCAGCGACCTTCATCAGAAAAAGTTGCTCATTATTCACTCAG GTGGCAGCAGTCAGCGGTTACCAAGCTACAGTGTCATTGGCAAGATTTTTGCTCCACTTCCTTGCCAAG AACTGATTGTTGGCATGTCCATTCCGCAAATGTTGGACCTTAAGCTTGCAATGTACCTGCCTTTCTGTCAGCTGCTACAGCCGGGAGTATTTGTCACCTGCGCTGACGACATAGAAACTTACTGTCTCAATCCAGAAGAGCTAA ATGCGAAAATGCTTCAGGCAGCAGATGTAGCGGCATTGGCACACCCCTCTGACATCCAGACAGGGAAAGATCATGGAGTTTATGTGTTTGAGGACCAGGACTCAGAAAATATGGATCGAGACTGTAACTGTGTGATGCAGTGTGCAGAAGTGTTGCAGAAACCCACAGAGAGCATCATGAGGACCAGGGGAGCAGTATTAACCAAAG AGGACAACGGCTGTACCAGAGAGCAAGTATGGAGTGACAGTGTATTCTGGCTGAGTGCAAAGCTGTATGATAAGTTATTGAAATGGTATAGTAACAACACCCCATTAACCTCAGAACTAGATGCCTATGCACACTTCCTGCCATGTCTCGGGTCTAGAATGAAAAACGCAAAGCCCTCAGACTTTGTAGATTTTCGGACTGAGATGCTGCCTTTGCTTCAGGACAGTAACTTCCAACTGGTCCTTCTTAACAAGTCTAAGTTCTATCATCTTGGCACGATGCAGGAATATCTAATGCACTTCAACATCTTGGATGTGTTTTGCAGAGAATTAGGAATTGTAAAAAACACAAGTAACATTCCTAAACCCTTCATTGAACGAAATAAAAGCTCCAGTAATGATGTTAGTATTCATGAAAAAATGGCTATTGAAACCTATTTTTCTGATGCAACTCTTGGGATAACAGTTCTACAGGACAAAGCTCAGGTTGTCATTGAAAACTGCTTTATAGATTTGCCATTAGAGATAGAGGGCCACACAATCATTAGTAACTGCACCTTGAAAAAGTGTCCTAGTGTGAGATTTCTCTATGATAGGGTCAGCTTGTTCCAGGGTTTCTTGTATCACACTGTACCTATTACTTATGAGAACCAAAACCTATATGTAACCATCGCTTTTGACATAAACTGCAACATGAAGAAAACATCAAAGAATTTGTCTGAGATTGAGCTGTATGGAACTACCCTTAGTGATGTGGTTTGTTATCTTGGTTATAAATCAGAAGATGTGATGCCAAAAAATGCAGCAGTCATATCTCTTTGGACAGCAAAAATATTTGTGGGGAAACCTACAGCTGCTGAGAGCTTTTGGTGGACCCACTACAATGTGAATCTGGTGCTGAACAAACTGCAAGGTACACCAAAGCAAACAgaatttgatggtgatgataatatggtGTTACTTAGTATGTATGAAATTACTTTGAATAAGAACCTAGAAATTTTATTGAAGGACAGAGAGCAACTTAGCTGCCTTTTGAAAGAATAG
- the Ssk gene encoding protein snakeskin, which translates to MVTCNKYLRTASGILKIAETVTVATTFGLFRGIPLTFGSTHHFAGGIGTDTDFFAGGAMVTALIVTPLFFVFYLLGRNEIRKTGMEVLLNFILGVFLFVSGSLCLAFYNSTPLPSPWNSKKKEGIAMGVFCYISASFYVADTFVAIRNFCRKETETDA; encoded by the exons ATGGTCACGTGCAACAAGTACCTAAGGACTGCTTCGGGGATCCTTAAAATAGCGGAGACT gtgACGGTGGCCACCACCTTCGGGCTCTTCCGGGGAATCCCCTTGACCTTCGGCAGCACCCACCACTTCGCAGGCGGCATCGGCACGGACACGGACTTCTTCGCGGGCGGGGCCATGGTGACTGCGCTGATCGTCACGcctttgtttttcgtcttctatCTCCTGGGGCGGAACGAGATCAGGAAGACTGGGATG GAAGTTTTACTGAACTTCATTCTCGGcgttttccttttcgtctccgGTTCCCTGTGCCTGGCCTTTTATAACTCGACTCCCTTGCCTAGCCCTTGGAACAGCAAGAAGAAGGAAGGCATTGCGATGGGCGTCTTCTGCTATATCTCCGCCAGTTTCTATGTGGCAGACACTTTCGTTGCCATTAGGAACTTTTGTCGTAAAGAAACCGAAACGGATGCATGA